From the Lathyrus oleraceus cultivar Zhongwan6 chromosome 4, CAAS_Psat_ZW6_1.0, whole genome shotgun sequence genome, one window contains:
- the LOC127076112 gene encoding AAA-ATPase At2g46620: MFHYKLIVLSFLITPIVCFVIRWLLFKTGLIYVTKKLHRKLQDCFYVYQYLKVPELNENMQRNELYRKVSLYLHSLPSLEDSDFTNLITDHNQNDIVLSLDSNQIIEDRFLGANLFWFNQKTEPGQTGVFVLKVRKTDKRRILRSYLRHIHDVADEIMKRDLRLFANVTDGETRWKSVSFNHPATFDTMAMETDLKNKIKSDLESFLKAKPYYRRLGRAWKRSFLLYGPSGTGKSSFVAAMANFLCYDVYDVDLSQVRGDSDLKFLLLETTPKSIILVEDLDRFLTGESGVTVAGIQNFMDGILSSCCGEERILVFTMSSKENIDPIFLRPGRVDVHIHFSWCDFSSFKTLACNYLGVKDHKLFSQVEEIFRNGASLSAAEISELMIANRNSPNRAIKSVIGALQMDGDGRGCGDVIVRQVEGNDVEESQKQGSRCGGDGISTVKDLRKFYGLFRSRNGKRNRTANLALNDEG; the protein is encoded by the coding sequence ATGTTTCATTACAAACTCATTGTCCTATCATTTCTCATTACTCCTATTGTTTGTTTCGTGATTCGTTGGCTATTATTCAAAACTGGATTAATATATGTCACCAAGAAACTCCACAGAAAACTACAAGATTGTTTTTATGTTTATCAATACCTTAAAGTCCCAGAATTGAACGAAAACATGCAACGGAATGAGTTATATCGTAAAGTTTCTCTCTATTTACATTCTCTTCCTTCTCTTGAAGATTCTGATTTCACGAACCTCATTACCGATCATAACCAAAACGACATCGTTTTATCTCTTGACTCTAATCAAATCATTGAAGACCGTTTTCTCGGTGCTAATCTCTTTTGGTTCAACCAAAAAACCGAACCGGGTCAAACCGGTGTGTTCGTTCTCAAAGTCAGAAAAACCGATAAACGGAGAATCCTCAGAAGCTATCTGCGGCACATTCACGACGTCGCCGACGAGATAATGAAACGCGATTTGCGCTTGTTCGCTAATGTCACCGACGGGGAAACGAGATGGAAATCTGTTTCGTTCAATCATCCTGCAACGTTTGACACCATGGCGATGGAAACTGATCTCAAGAACAAAATCAAATCGGATCTCGAATCGTTTCTCAAAGCGAAGCCGTACTACAGACGACTCGGCCGCGCGTGGAAACGGAGCTTCTTGTTGTACGGTCCTTCCGGTACTGGCAAATCGAGCTTCGTCGCTGCAATGGCGAATTTTCTTTGTTATGATGTATACGACGTTGATCTTTCTCAGGTTCGTGGTGATTCGGATTTGAAGTTTCTCTTACTCGAAACAACGCCGAAATCGATCATCCTCGTGGAGGATCTCGACAGGTTTCTGACGGGGGAATCGGGGGTTACGGTGGCCGGGATACAGAATTTCATGGACGGAATCTTAAGTTCGTGTTGCGGCGAAGAGAGGATTCTGGTTTTCACGATGAGCAGTAAGGAAAATATTGACCCGATTTTTCTCAGACCGGGTCGGGTCGACGTTCATATCCATTTCTCATGGTGTGATTTCTCATCGTTCAAAACGCTAGCGTGTAATTACCTCGGAGTGAAGGACCACAAACTGTTTTCGCAAGTGGAGGAAATTTTCCGGAACGGTGCGAGTTTAAGCGCGGCGGAGATCAGCGAGTTGATGATCGCGAATCGGAATTCGCCGAATCGGGCTATTAAATCGGTTATCGGGGCGTTACAAATGGACGGTGATGGGAGAGGGTGTGGGGATGTGATCGTACGGCAGGTAGAGGGTAATGACGTGGAGGAATCTCAAAAACAAGGTTCTCGTTGTGGAGGGGATGGAATCTCAACGGTTAAGGATTTGCGGAAATTCTACGGTTTGTTTAGATCAAGGAATGGGAAAAGAAATCGAACGGCTAATTTAGCTCTCAATGATGAAGGATGA